The sequence below is a genomic window from Mycobacterium spongiae.
CGCGGTGGGATCGACATCGCGGATGTACCACAGCGTGGTCAGCAGCAGCCCGCGCTCGGTACTGGCGATCATGTCGGCGAGATCGACCGATCCGCCGGTCATCACCAGGTTATCCGCGGCAACCGCAACCGGAGCATCGAACTTGGCTGCGGTGGCCCGCGGATAGACCAGCGCGTTGATCACCCCGTCGCGGATCCAGTCCACCCGCGCAACGTCCAGTCCGTTGTCGAACACCGACTGCGTCTCCGAGGAGTTGCTGACCGCAACGAACGGGCTACACGCCAGGCCTGGCGCGCTCGGGTCGGAGTACAGGGTGAGCGGCAACCCGGTGAGCCGTTCCCCCACCCGGGTGCCACCGCCGGGCGCAGACAATGCGGTCCGGCCTTCCTGCGCGCCACGGCCGGCCATCGACCATGCCAGATAGATCATCATGTCCGCCACTGTCGACGGCGGCATGATCGTCTCGTAGCGGCCGGCCGGCAGCTCCACCGTGCGCTGCGCCCATCCCAATCGCGTCGATAGCTGCTCGAGCAGCAAGTCCGTTGGCACCTCGGCAAAATCGGGCGTGCCGATCCCCACCCAGGCGCTCGCGTCGCCACGTTTGCCGTTGATCTCGATTGCCCCCGTGGGCTGGGTGTAGCGCCGTCGCAGCCCCGTCGACGACGCCAGGAACGTCGTCGAAACGTTGTGGTGCGCAAAGCCATACAGGCGGTCAGTGCCACGGAACCCGCGGCTCAGCGATCCGGCCATGCCAGTGAAGACACCGACCCCGGTGCCAGGCACCGGCGCGTCCCAATCGGCAGGCTCACCGGCGTCACCGAGCAGCGGCGCGGTATCACCGGCCTCCGGCGCCGAGCGGGCCGCGTCCTGAGACGACACCACCAGGCCGGGAAGCACCGACGGGTCCACTTCGGCGGAGACCACGGTGCCGACGCAGGCGCTATCTCCGCGTCGCACAATCGAGACCACCGCAACGCTGCGGCTGACCGCAACGCCGTTGGTGGTCATCGAATTTCCCGCCCAGCGCAGCGTCGCCTCGACGTTGTCCGTGACCAGCACCATGGTCTCGTCCGCCCGGCTAGATTTGACCGCCTCATCCAACACGATGTTGACGACTTGCTGCGGCTCGATCATCGGCCACCCTCGGTTCGTGTGTTGAGCACGTTGATACCTCGAAACAAGGCCGATGGACAACCGTGGCTGACGGCGGCGGCCTGTCCCGGCTGCGCTTTCCCGCAGTTGATGGCTCCACCGAGCCGCCAGGTGGACGGGCCTCCCACGGCTTCCATCGCATTCCAGAAATCGGTCGTGGTGGCCTGATAGGCGACGTCACGCAGCTGCCCGTATAGCTGGCCGTCCCGGATACGGAAGAAACGCTGGCCGGTGAACTGAAAGTTGTACCGCTGCATATCAATTGACCAGGACTTGTCGCCCACAATGTAGATGCCGTCGTCCACCCGGCTGATCAGATCCGCGGTACTAAGGTCTTCGGTGCCCGGCTGCAGTGACACGTTGGCCATTCGTTGGATCGGTACGTGGTGCGCCGAGTCGGCATACGAACACCCGTTGGAGCGCGGCTCCCCCAGTCGCGGAGCGAACACCCGGTCGAGCTGGTAGCCGACGAACACCCCGTCGCGCACCAGATCCCAGCTTTGCGCGGCCACTCCCTCGTCGTCATAGCCGATCGTGGCCAAGCCCGCGTCTGTGGTGCGGTCGGCGGTCACATTCATCACCGGCGAGCCATAGCGCAAGGTCCCGAGTTTGTCGGGCGTCGCGAACGAGGTTCCCGCGTAAGCGGCCTCATAGCCGATAGCTCGATCGTATTCGGTTGCGTGGCCAATAGATTCGTGAATGGTCAACCACAAGTTGGTGGGGTCGATCACCAGGTCCGTGGGTCCCGCCATCACGCTGGGCGCCCTGACCTTTTCGGCCAGCAGCGACGGCAGCTCGGCTAGTTCGTCGGTCCAGTTCCAGATCTCATCGCCGGCCACTGCTTCCCAGCCCCGCGCCGTGGGTGGCGCCAGGGTGCGCATCGATTCGAAACTTCCCGCCGCGGCGTCGACCGTCACCGCTTCCAGCGACGGCAGTAACCGCACCCGCTGCTGGGTGATCGATGACCCGAAGGTGTCGGCATAGAACGTCTGTTCCTTGACGGCGTTGAAGCGGGCCGTCGCGTGGTCGACACCGTCGGCCTCCAGCAGTCGCCCGGAGTACTCCTGCAGCACGGCGATTTTTTCGGGTGCGGGCACCCCAAACGGGTCGATCCGGTAGTTGGACACCCACGTGGCGTTGGGGTACGCCGGCTCCGGTGCCAGTTTGACCCGCTCGGAGTTCAGCGCCGCCAGCATGGTCGCCACTTGTACCGCGTGGCGCGCGGTTGTGGCGGCGACGCCCGGCGCCAACTCGGCGTGGGAAGCGAATCCCCATGTGCCCGCGACGATCACCCGGACCGCCAAGCCGAGCTCACGACTGATCACTGCGGTTTCCAGCTCACCGTCGCGCAGTTGAATGATCTCGGTGGCGACGCGGTGAATCCGCAGGTCGGCGTAGCTGGCCCCGGCCGCGATGGCTGCCGACAAGGCGGCGTCGGCCAGCACCGAGCGCGGCAGATCCAAGAAGTCGGCATCGATGTCCCGGTTCGGCGTCACGACTCCACCGTAACGACCGGCTTTAATACACCCATGCGCGACGCCCCACGCCGAACCACCACCCTGGCATATGCCCTGCTCGCCCCCAGCCTGTTCGGCGTGGTCGCCTTCTTGCTACTGCCCATCCTGGTCGTGGTCTGGCTCAGCTTGTATCGGTGGGACCTGTTGGGTCCGCTGCACTACGTCGGCCTGGCCAACTGGCGATCGGTGGCTACCGACTCCGACTTCGGCAATTCGCTCGTGGTGACCGCCGTCTTTGTCGCCATCGTCGTCCCGACGCAGACGGTGCTCGGGCTGCTCGCCGCGTCGCTGTTGGCGCGGCGGCTTCCCGGCACCGGCCTGTTCCGCACGCTCTACGTGCTGCCCTGGATCTGTTCCCCACTGGCGATCGCCGTCTTGTGGCGCTGGATCCTGGCCCCCACCGACGGCGCGGTGAGCACCGTTCTCGGACATCGCATCGAATGGCTCACCGATCCCGGCCTCGCGCTGCCCGCTGTGTCGGCGGTCGTTGTCTGGACCAATGTCGGGTTCGTCTCGTTGTTCTTCCTGGCCGGCCTGCTGGCTATCCCCGATGACATCCATGCGGCCGCGCGCACCGACGGTGCCACTACCTGGCAGCGGTTCCGGCGCATCACGTTGCCGATGCTGCGGCCGACCATGTTCTTTGTCGTCGTTACTGGAATCATCAGCACTGCACAGATATTCGATACGGTCTATGCGCTGACCGCTGGTGGGCCGCAGGGCCGCACCGACCTGGTGGCCAGGCGCATCTACGCCGAGGCGTTCGAATCGGGGGCCATCGGGCGAGCTTCGGTCATGACCGTCGTGCTGTTCGTGTTGCTCATCGGCGTGACGGTCGTTCAGCGGTTGTACTTTAGGCGGCGGATCAGCTATGACCTCACCTAGCCGAACCCCCTCAACGGCGGCGATCTATTCCGGGTTGGCGCTCGGCGCGCTGATCACGTTGCTTCCCTTCGCGCTTGGCTTGCTGACGTCACTGACATCCGCGCATCAGTTCGCAACGAGCGCGCCGCTGCAGTTGCCGCGCCCACCCACGTTGGCCAACTATGCTGACCTCTCCGGTGCTGGATTTCCCCGTGCGGCGGCAGTGACCGCGTTGATGACGGCGGTAATCGTGCTGGGCCAGTTGACCTTTTCGGTGCTGGCCGCGTACGCGTTCGCGAGACTGCGCTTTCCGGGACGCGACGGATTGTTCTGGATCTACATCGCCACGTTAATGGTGCCAGCCACCGTCACTGTGGTGCCGCTGTATCTCATGATGGCCCAGCTGGGTCTGCGCAACACCTTTTGGGCGCTGGTCTTACCCTTCATGTTCGGCTCGCCATACGCGATTTTCCTGCTCCGTGAGCACTTTCGCAGCATTCCCGACGATCTGATCAACGCGGCGTACCTTGACGGCGCCAATACCGCCGACGTGATCGTGCATGTGGTGCTTCCGTCCAGCCGGCCGGTGCTGGCGGCCTTGGCGATGATCACCGTCGTCTCGCAGTGGAACAACTTCATGTGGCCGCTGGTGATTACCAGTGGCCGCACGTGGCGCGTGCTGACGGTGGCCACCGCCGAGTTGCAATCCCGATTCAATGCCCAGTGGACACTGGTGATGGCGGCGACCACGGTCGCGATCGTGCCGCTGATCGTGCTCTTCGTGGCCTTCCAACGACACCTTGCGGCATCGATTGTCGTCTCGGGGCTCAAATGAGCAGCGCACGCACATGAACCGTCCGCGCTACTCCACCCTGGTCGCCGGGGCCCTTGCGCTAGTAGCGGTCCTGCTAGCCGCCACGGCGGTGGTGTTGGGGCGCTCGGACGAACCCCACGGCGACAAGATTGTCGTGACGGTCCGGCTCTGGTCGGAACCGATAGCCGCAGCGTATCGGCGATCGTTCGAGGCTTTCAGCCGCGCGCATCCCACCATTGAGGTGCGCACCGAATTGGTGTCCTATTCGACGTACTTCACCACGTTGCGCACCGACGTCGCCGGCGGTAGCGGCGCCGACATCTTCTGGCTATCCAGCGCGTACCTGGCCGCCTACGCCGACAGCGGGCGGCTGATGAAGATCCATGCCGCGGCCGCGGACTGGGAGCCATCGGTGGTCGACCAGTTCACCCGGTCCGGCGCGCTGTGGGGCGTGCCGCAGCTTACTGATGCCGGGATTGCCCTGTACTACAACGCGGACCTGCTGGCCGCCGCGGGCGTCGACCCCGCCGAGTTGGACGGCTTGCGGTGGAGCCCGGGCGGCGGCGATACGTTGCGTCCCATGCTCGCGCGGCTCACCGTCGACGCCGACGGGCACCACGCGGACTCGCCTGGTTTCGATGGCGGCCGGGTTCGCCAATGGGGTTACAACGCAGCCAACGATCCGCAGGCCATCTACCTCAACTACATCGGATCGGCGGGCGGTGTGTTCCAACGCGGCGACGAGTTCGCATTCGACAATCCGCCGGCTATCGCGGCCTTCCGCTATCTCGTTGGGCTGATCAACACCGACCAGGTCGCGCCGCCGGCCGCCGACACCAACGGCAACGGCGATTTCTCCCGCAACCAGTTTCTGGCCGGCAGGATGGCGCTATTCCAGTCCGGCACCTACAACCTGGCACCGGTGGCGCGCGATGCGTCCTTTCCCTGGGGGGTCGCGATGATGCCTGCCGGGCCCGAAGGTCGAGTCAGCGTCACCAACGGTATTGTCGCGGCCGGGAATTCAGCGTCGGCGCACCCGGATGCGGTGCGCCAGGTGCTGGACTGGATGGGCAGCAGCGAGGGCAACGCATATCTGGGCCGCGACGGTGCGGCGATCCCGGCGGTGCTGTCAGCTCAGCAGGCCTACTTCAACTATTGGAACGCCAACGGGGTTGACGTCGCACCGTTCTTCTCGGTGCTGAACGGCTCGGGCATCCCGGCTCCGGCCGGAGCTGGCTTCGCTGCTGGAAACGAAGCTCTGCGACCGTATTTCGATGCGATGTTCCTGGGACGGGGCGACGTCGCAACGATCCTGGGGCAAGCCCAGACAGCGGCCAACGCCGCCGCCCGACGATAGTGGGGGCTCGTCGGGGCCTAGCCGGGTAGCACCAATACGGGTACCGGGCTGTGCCGCACGATCTTGCCGCTGTGGGAACCGAGAAAAACTCGGGCGATCTTGCCACGCGGCGAGGTTCCCAGCGCCAGGATCTCACCGTCGGTCCAGTTCGCCGAAGCAAGCGCCTGCTTCCAACCGTTCCCGGTGACGACGTCCAGCGCAACGTCGGCGTCGACGACGTCCTCGGTTCGCAGCTTTTCCAACATTTCTCGCGCCTGCGCCGCCCACACTTCCAGGACCGTGGTTTCCGAGTGCAGTCCGACCTCCGAGGGATACATCGTCCGGCCGCGCACCGCGAATGTGACCACCCGCACCGGCACCGCATACTCCCGGGCAAACTTAACGCAGCGCCGCACCACATCGGCGCCCTCCGCGGTGGCCGAGTAGCCGCAGGTGATGCGGGACATCGCGCCGGTACGGGATCGGTACCCGTGGGGGCTGATCGCAAGCGGCATCGGCGCCGAATGCAACAGCCGGTCAGCGGTCGAACCGATCAACACTCCCCCGCACGTGGTAGGTCCCCCGAACACGCCAAGATGGGGTACGGATCCGAGCACCAGCACCTGAGCTTCCAGTTCGGTTGCCAGCTCGATCAATCCGGCCGACACCGATCGATGGGCGCGCTTCTGATAGGTCACGTCGATCCCGTCAGCCAATCCATCGAGGCGACCCCGAGCCTCTGCCGCCGAATCCGCGGCGAGTTGATCCGCCCATTGCTCGTATTCCGCGTCGATCCGAGCGAGCGACGGCGTCGGCCATGGCTGCGGAACGATGGTCACCACCGTGAGCGACGTGTGCAGCGTTCGAGCGAGGTCGATGCCCAGGTGCAACCCCGACAGGCCCACCTCGCCGGTGCGGTACCCGACGACGACGCTCACGGCGCTTCCTCGTTCAACGCGCTATGCCGACGACCCCAGAGCAGGTAGAAGATCAATGCCGCCGCAATCCATCCGCTGAAGGCGAGCCAGGTGTACCAGGGCAGGCTGATCAGGATGTACCCGCACGCCAGGACTGACAACACCGGCGTGACGGGGTAACCCGGCACTTTGAACGCGCGGGGCAGGTCGGGTTCGCGCACCCGCAAAATGATCACTCCGATCGACACGACAATGAACGCGGTGAGGGTGCCGATGGACACCATGTCCGCCAGGCTCTCGAGCGGAATGAAGGCGGCCAGGAGTCCTGCGGAGATCGCGACGATCACCGTGTTGTTCACCGGGGTCATCGTGCGCGGATTCACGGTGGCGAACCGCGCCGGCAGCAACCCGTCGCGGCCCATCGCGAACAAGATGCGGGTCTGGCCGTACATGGTGACCAGCGTGACGGTGAAGATCGAGATCACCGCGCCCGATGCCAGAATTGTGCTGGCCAACTCGGCGTGGGTGACGTTGTCGAGGATGACGGCCAGACCGGCCTCTTCCTGCCCCGCAAAATCCTGCCACGGCTGGGTGCCTAAGGCCGCCAGTGCGACGAACACATAGAAACCGGTGACGATCACCAGCGCGGCGATCAGCGCTCGCGGCATGCTCTTCTGCGGGTTCGTTACCTCGTCGCCCGCGGTCGCCACCGAGTCGAGACCGATGAAGGAGAAGAAGATGGTTCCGGCCGCCGCGCCGATCCCGGCGACCCCGAACGGGGCAAAGCCTCTCAGATGGTCGGCGTTGTAGGCGCTGAAGGCGACGATCACGAACATGGCCAGGACGCCGAGCTTGAGCAGCACCATGATCGCGTTGACCGTCGCCGACTCGCTGGTGCCGCGAATGAGCAACATCGCGCATAGTCCGATCAGCACGATGGCGGGCAGATTCACATAACTTGGTCCCATGCCTGGATAGGAGTCCCACGGCGATTCCGACAACGCATGCGGAATCTCGAACCCGAACAGATTGGACAGCAGCTTGTTGGCATATCCGCTCCACCCGACGGCGACTGCCGCGGTGGCCACTCCGTACTCCAGCAGCAGGCAGGCCGCCACACCCATCGCGACGCCCTCGCCCAACGTGGTGTACGCGTACGAGTAGGACGACCCGGACACCGGCACGGCAGAGGCGAGTTCCGCATAGCAGATTGCCGCCAGCCCGGCTGCGACGCCGGCGATCAGGAACGAGATGATCACGCTGGGACCGGCTTCCGGCACCGCCTGCGACAGGACGAAGAAGATACCGGTGCCAATCGTCGAGCCGACCCCCAACATGGTGAGCTGGAACGTGCCGATGCTCCGCTTGAGGTTTCCGGCTGTCCCCTGTGCGACCGGAGCGCCGCTCACCGGGCGGCGCCGCAACATTTGGTCGGCAAGACTCGTCGAAGCAGTTGGCAAGTGCGCCTCCTATCGCGGGACCAGGCTGATTATGAGCCTGCGTCCCGCAAAACGAAAGCAAACTGCCGAACCGCCCAGTCGATCTCCTCGGCAGTGACCACCAACGGCGGCGCGAACCGCAGCGTCGAGCCGTGTGTGTCTTTCACCAGTACCCCACGATCCGCTAGGCGCCGGCTCATCTCTTTGCCGGTCCCCAGTGTGGGTTCGATGTCGACGCCGGCCCATAACCCGAGCCCGCGCACCGCGCGCACACCGCTGCCAATCAGTTCCGCCAGGCGGTGATGTAGGTGGGCACCCAATTCGGCTGAGCAAGATTGGAATTCCCCTCGCGCCACCATAGAAACGACGGTGGTGCCGATCGCCGCGGCCAACGGGTTTCCACCGAACGTCGACCCGTGCTCGCCGGGGTGGAGCACGCCCAGGATCTCGCGGTTCGCGACGACCGCGGACAACGGTACGACACCCCCACCGAGAGCCTTCCCGAGCAGGTAGATGTCCGGCACGACGCCCCAATGGTCACAGGCGAACGTGTGACCCGTGCGCGCGAGACCCGACTGGATCTCGTCGGCGATCAGCAATACGTTGTGCTCCGAACACAGGGCGCGCACGGCCGGCAGGTAGTCGTCGGGCGGGACGATGATTCCCGCCTCGCCCTGGATCGGCTCGAGCAGCACGGCGACGGTGTTGTCGTCGATCGCCTGTGCCACCGCGGCGGGATTTCCGAACGGTACCGAGCGGAACCCCGGTGTGAACGGCCCGAAGCCATCGCGTGCAGCGGGATCCGACGAGAAGCCAACTATGCTGATGGTGCGGCCATGAAAGTTGTTGTCCGCCACAATGATATTGGCCTGGCCGGCGGGAACGCCCTTGACGTCGACGCCCCATTTCCGAGCAACTTTGAGACCACTTTCCACCGCTTCAGCGCCCGAGTTCATGGGCAACACAAGGTCTTTCCCGCACAACTGCGCGAGCGCGGCGCAGAACGGCCCGAGTCGGTCGCAATGGAATGCGCGACTGACCAGCGTGACCGCATCGAGCTGGGCATGGGCCGTCGCAGTGATCTCGGGGTGTCGATGGCCGAAGTTGACCGCCGAGTAAGCGGCCAGGCAATCCAGGTAGCGTCGACCCTCGATGTCGGTGATCCAGGCGCCCTCGGCGCTGGCCGCGACCACGGGCAGCGGCGAATAATTATGCGCTACATGTCTTCCGGCAGCCGCGACGGCCGCCTCGGTTCCATCGAGGGCGCCGGCATCGAGAGCGGGCCCGCCAAGAATCGTCATCGGTGTACCTCCAGCGTGCAACACTTGACGGAGCCGCCGCCCTTGAGCAGTTCGGACAGATCGACGCCGATCGGCTCGAAACCCGCCTGCCGCAGTTGTGCGGCGAACGCCGTTGCTGCGGATGGAAGTACAACGTGTCGGCCATCGGAGACGACGTTCAGCCCGAAAACGTACGCATCGGCGCTGCTGACAATGATGGCGTCGGGAAACAGCATGCGCAGCTGCGCTTGCGCCGCCGTACTGAACGCCGGTGGATAGAACGCGATCGTGTGATCGTCGAGCACAGCCAGCGCAGTGTCGAGGTGATAGAACCGGGGATCCACGAGCTCGAGGGAGATCACCGGCAGCCCTAGCGCCGCGCTGATTTCGGCGTGTGCGCGCCGATCAGTGCGGAAACCATAGCCGGCCAAGACTGTTTCGCCGGCCATCAGCAGGTCGCCCTGCCCCTCGTTGATATGTCTCGTAAAGATCGGCCGGTACCCGAGAGACGACATCCACGCGGCATAGGCCTTCGACTCGCCGGCGCGCTCAGCGAACCGGAATCTCGCGACAACCGCGACGTCACCGGCGATGAAACCGCCGTTGGCCGCGTAGACCATGTCCGGTAATCCGGGCACGGGTTCGATGAGATCCACGCTGTGGCCCAGCCGACGATAGGTCTGGTACAGCCGCTCCCACTGTGCTTGCGCGAGGTACCCGTCGACCGGTGCGCTGACATCCATCCACGGGTTGATCGCGTACTCGACCGCGAAGAAGGCCGGCGAGGTCATACCGTACCGCCGCGCGCGGGGCGTACGGGTGGGCCGGCTGGCCTCGGCGCCCACCGCCGAGGGGGCCGACCCCGGACCCGCTGTGGCGAGATGGTAATCCGTCATAAACCAACGATATTTGCCACTCTCTACACAATCAAACAACGAACGTTGCGCGTCTACCGGCATTATCTTGCGCTAAGTTGTCATATACAGCGATTTATTGCACGACATACGCGGGTTGGAGGGATGGATGGACCGCCTGGACGAGACAGACGAGCGCATCCTGGGCGAGCTGGCCGAGCATGCGCGAGCCACCTTCGCCGAGATCGGCCAGCGGGTCAGCTTGTCCGCGCCGGCGGTAAAACGCCGCGTCGACCGGATGCTCGACAGCGGCGTTATCAGGGGCTTTACCACGGTGGTTGATCGCAACGCGCTGGGCTGGAATACCGAGGCCTACGTGCAGATTTTCTGCCAGGGCAGGATCGCCCCTGATCAGCTGCGAGACGCCTGGGCCGACATCCCGGAAGTGGTCAGCGCGGCGACGGTGACCGGCACGTCCGATGCGATCCTGCATGTGCTGGCCCGCGACATGCGCCACCTCGAAGCGGCGCTCGAGCGCATCCGATCCAGTGCCGAAGTCGAACGCAGCGAAAGCGTGGTGGTGTTGTCCAACCTCATCGATCGCGCCCGGCCGTAGCTGCTTGCTCAGCTTCAGCGACGCACTCCGTTGAGCATCCACAACCCAGCGTCGAGGAAAAGCCGCTCCGCATCCATCATCTGGACCAGCTCCTGAACTTGCGGGGGAAGGGCGCCCTGCTCGACCGGCAGCGGGTGGGTCATCTGCGAGACGCCCAGCAGCAGGCTCAACAGCGAAGTCACCACTCCGATCGCTTGCTCGGGAGTCAACTCGAACAGCGTCGCCACATGCTCACCGACTCGGAATGCGAGGTCGCGGGCGGCCATTTTCAGGTCGATCAGCCGCTGCAGCGAGATGTTCTGCTCGATGACGCTGCCGGCGCGTGCGGCGAGCTGCAGGTAGAGCGGTGCGTCGGTCGCGGTCCGGAAGAAAGCTGCAAGGAAAGGCTCGGCCCCGGTTCCCGCTGGAGTCGCGTCGATGACGGCATCGACCCAGAGCTGAATCTCTTCGACATACAGCGCAAGGAGCACCTCTTCACGCGTCTCGAAATAGAGGTAGAGCGTGCCGCGGGCGATTCCGACCGCCTTGGCAAGCGTGCCCATCGAGAAGCTTTCGAAACCGACGTCGGCGAGGTGCTGTCTGGCCGCGGTCACAATGGCCTGGCGGCGCCGCGCCTTCTGGTCGTCGGATCGCGCCCGCTGAAAGTCCGTGATTTTCGTCGCCTGTGCCACCTACCAGTTCCCGCCTCTTGACAGCTGACATCCTGTCATTAAATTATATATGACAGCCTGTCAGGTATAGGATGGCAGTCGACCAGGGAGATCGCAATGAAGAACACCGCGCGTGTCACCGACGCCTCCGGATCCATGTGGACCGCTGCCGATGTGCCCGACCAGTCCGGCAAGGTCGCCGTCATCACGGGCGCCAACACCGGCATCGGCTATGAGGCCGCGGCCGTTCTCGCCGACAAGGGCGCACACGTCGTACTGGCCGTGCGCAACCTCGACAAGGGCAGGCAAGCGACCGATCGCATCAAGGCCGCTCATCCTGATGCGGCCGTCACCCTGCAACAACTCGACCTCACCTCACTGGTGAACATCCATGCAGCCGCCGAGGAGTTGCGGGCCAACCATCCGCGCATCGATCTACTGATCAACAACGCGGGTGTGATGTGGACCCCCAAGGACACCACCAAAGACCGCTTCGAATTGCAGTTCGGGACCAATCACCTTGGCCATTTTGCGCTCACTGGCCAGCTCCTGAAAAACATGCTGCCCGTTGCGGGGTCGCGGGTGGTAACGATCAGCAGCTTGGGCCATCGGATTCGCGCTCAGATCCACTTCGACGACCTAAACCTGGAGCGCGACTACAACCGGGTGGTCGCCTACGGACAGTCCAAACTGGCCAACCTGCT
It includes:
- a CDS encoding metallopeptidase TldD-related protein produces the protein MIEPQQVVNIVLDEAVKSSRADETMVLVTDNVEATLRWAGNSMTTNGVAVSRSVAVVSIVRRGDSACVGTVVSAEVDPSVLPGLVVSSQDAARSAPEAGDTAPLLGDAGEPADWDAPVPGTGVGVFTGMAGSLSRGFRGTDRLYGFAHHNVSTTFLASSTGLRRRYTQPTGAIEINGKRGDASAWVGIGTPDFAEVPTDLLLEQLSTRLGWAQRTVELPAGRYETIMPPSTVADMMIYLAWSMAGRGAQEGRTALSAPGGGTRVGERLTGLPLTLYSDPSAPGLACSPFVAVSNSSETQSVFDNGLDVARVDWIRDGVINALVYPRATAAKFDAPVAVAADNLVMTGGSVDLADMIASTERGLLLTTLWYIRDVDPTALLLTGLTRDGVYLIEDGEVTAAVNNFRFNESPLDLLRRATEAGVSERTLPRECADWATRAAMPALRIPDFHMSSVSQAQ
- a CDS encoding TldD/PmbA family protein; the encoded protein is MTPNRDIDADFLDLPRSVLADAALSAAIAAGASYADLRIHRVATEIIQLRDGELETAVISRELGLAVRVIVAGTWGFASHAELAPGVAATTARHAVQVATMLAALNSERVKLAPEPAYPNATWVSNYRIDPFGVPAPEKIAVLQEYSGRLLEADGVDHATARFNAVKEQTFYADTFGSSITQQRVRLLPSLEAVTVDAAAGSFESMRTLAPPTARGWEAVAGDEIWNWTDELAELPSLLAEKVRAPSVMAGPTDLVIDPTNLWLTIHESIGHATEYDRAIGYEAAYAGTSFATPDKLGTLRYGSPVMNVTADRTTDAGLATIGYDDEGVAAQSWDLVRDGVFVGYQLDRVFAPRLGEPRSNGCSYADSAHHVPIQRMANVSLQPGTEDLSTADLISRVDDGIYIVGDKSWSIDMQRYNFQFTGQRFFRIRDGQLYGQLRDVAYQATTTDFWNAMEAVGGPSTWRLGGAINCGKAQPGQAAAVSHGCPSALFRGINVLNTRTEGGR
- a CDS encoding carbohydrate ABC transporter permease produces the protein MRDAPRRTTTLAYALLAPSLFGVVAFLLLPILVVVWLSLYRWDLLGPLHYVGLANWRSVATDSDFGNSLVVTAVFVAIVVPTQTVLGLLAASLLARRLPGTGLFRTLYVLPWICSPLAIAVLWRWILAPTDGAVSTVLGHRIEWLTDPGLALPAVSAVVVWTNVGFVSLFFLAGLLAIPDDIHAAARTDGATTWQRFRRITLPMLRPTMFFVVVTGIISTAQIFDTVYALTAGGPQGRTDLVARRIYAEAFESGAIGRASVMTVVLFVLLIGVTVVQRLYFRRRISYDLT
- a CDS encoding carbohydrate ABC transporter permease; this encodes MTSPSRTPSTAAIYSGLALGALITLLPFALGLLTSLTSAHQFATSAPLQLPRPPTLANYADLSGAGFPRAAAVTALMTAVIVLGQLTFSVLAAYAFARLRFPGRDGLFWIYIATLMVPATVTVVPLYLMMAQLGLRNTFWALVLPFMFGSPYAIFLLREHFRSIPDDLINAAYLDGANTADVIVHVVLPSSRPVLAALAMITVVSQWNNFMWPLVITSGRTWRVLTVATAELQSRFNAQWTLVMAATTVAIVPLIVLFVAFQRHLAASIVVSGLK
- a CDS encoding ABC transporter substrate-binding protein, whose product is MNRPRYSTLVAGALALVAVLLAATAVVLGRSDEPHGDKIVVTVRLWSEPIAAAYRRSFEAFSRAHPTIEVRTELVSYSTYFTTLRTDVAGGSGADIFWLSSAYLAAYADSGRLMKIHAAAADWEPSVVDQFTRSGALWGVPQLTDAGIALYYNADLLAAAGVDPAELDGLRWSPGGGDTLRPMLARLTVDADGHHADSPGFDGGRVRQWGYNAANDPQAIYLNYIGSAGGVFQRGDEFAFDNPPAIAAFRYLVGLINTDQVAPPAADTNGNGDFSRNQFLAGRMALFQSGTYNLAPVARDASFPWGVAMMPAGPEGRVSVTNGIVAAGNSASAHPDAVRQVLDWMGSSEGNAYLGRDGAAIPAVLSAQQAYFNYWNANGVDVAPFFSVLNGSGIPAPAGAGFAAGNEALRPYFDAMFLGRGDVATILGQAQTAANAAARR
- a CDS encoding universal stress protein, with translation MSVVVGYRTGEVGLSGLHLGIDLARTLHTSLTVVTIVPQPWPTPSLARIDAEYEQWADQLAADSAAEARGRLDGLADGIDVTYQKRAHRSVSAGLIELATELEAQVLVLGSVPHLGVFGGPTTCGGVLIGSTADRLLHSAPMPLAISPHGYRSRTGAMSRITCGYSATAEGADVVRRCVKFAREYAVPVRVVTFAVRGRTMYPSEVGLHSETTVLEVWAAQAREMLEKLRTEDVVDADVALDVVTGNGWKQALASANWTDGEILALGTSPRGKIARVFLGSHSGKIVRHSPVPVLVLPG
- a CDS encoding amino acid permease yields the protein MPTASTSLADQMLRRRPVSGAPVAQGTAGNLKRSIGTFQLTMLGVGSTIGTGIFFVLSQAVPEAGPSVIISFLIAGVAAGLAAICYAELASAVPVSGSSYSYAYTTLGEGVAMGVAACLLLEYGVATAAVAVGWSGYANKLLSNLFGFEIPHALSESPWDSYPGMGPSYVNLPAIVLIGLCAMLLIRGTSESATVNAIMVLLKLGVLAMFVIVAFSAYNADHLRGFAPFGVAGIGAAAGTIFFSFIGLDSVATAGDEVTNPQKSMPRALIAALVIVTGFYVFVALAALGTQPWQDFAGQEEAGLAVILDNVTHAELASTILASGAVISIFTVTLVTMYGQTRILFAMGRDGLLPARFATVNPRTMTPVNNTVIVAISAGLLAAFIPLESLADMVSIGTLTAFIVVSIGVIILRVREPDLPRAFKVPGYPVTPVLSVLACGYILISLPWYTWLAFSGWIAAALIFYLLWGRRHSALNEEAP
- the rocD gene encoding ornithine--oxo-acid transaminase; its protein translation is MTILGGPALDAGALDGTEAAVAAAGRHVAHNYSPLPVVAASAEGAWITDIEGRRYLDCLAAYSAVNFGHRHPEITATAHAQLDAVTLVSRAFHCDRLGPFCAALAQLCGKDLVLPMNSGAEAVESGLKVARKWGVDVKGVPAGQANIIVADNNFHGRTISIVGFSSDPAARDGFGPFTPGFRSVPFGNPAAVAQAIDDNTVAVLLEPIQGEAGIIVPPDDYLPAVRALCSEHNVLLIADEIQSGLARTGHTFACDHWGVVPDIYLLGKALGGGVVPLSAVVANREILGVLHPGEHGSTFGGNPLAAAIGTTVVSMVARGEFQSCSAELGAHLHHRLAELIGSGVRAVRGLGLWAGVDIEPTLGTGKEMSRRLADRGVLVKDTHGSTLRFAPPLVVTAEEIDWAVRQFAFVLRDAGS